TCTTTCATCGACAGTCACTGATGCAATCGTTTCTAGAAGCTCCGATAGCAACAAAGGGCATGTCTCCTCTACATATTTGAACCCTTCTGTTTGCATCACCGCTAAAAAAACATAACACAAAAAATAAATCAGAAATCACTCTGTTAAGGGAAAATATCTACCTTTGAGTAAATGTAGATCACAAATTTCTATATAAAAATTACTCGCATCAAAGAAAACGTGTAGCGTAAAGCTACTTAGATCTTCAGATAATAAGTATTTTCTAGTCAAAGCAAAGCCCAATGGACCCAAATGTTGCAGAAGTCGGAATTACTCGGCGAGTACTcggtcaaaactcgggattactcgaaAAATCGGTCAAAACTCAGAATTACACGGAAAATCGATCaaaactcggtcaaagtcaaacttggtcaacactgAGTACTCCCCGAGTTTCGGAGTACTCCTTAAATAGTCCCGACCGAGTACTTCTCGAGTAGCAATTTTTGCAACCTTGTGCACCGCTCATACTCTACGGACAATACGCACCTCCCAAGTTTTTTGCAGCAAATTTCAGACATATGGCCTTAAGCTGAGAACAACGGTATTGATCAGCAAGAGAAAGAGTTGTTGCCACTGTATCAACACTAACTTCTTCACACAATCTAGCTTCGCACAACTGTGTCAGTCGATCTAGACCAAACCGATCAGCAGCAGCCAACAGATGTTGAATTATATTGGTTTGTGTACACATTGACATTGATCCTGTTACTTCTTGTGAATCAGGAAGGTTATCTGAGTAGATAAACACAAGCATAGCCTGCAAAAATAGTAAAGTATATAATTTGAGCCACAGTACAGTCATACTACAAATCATACatggcaaacgggtcaggttgggtaggTTTGGGTAACGGTTCAAAACGTTTTTGGGTTGAATGGTTCATGGGTCAAACAGGTCATAGTTTTAAACGGGAtcaaatgggtcaggttgggtgACGGGTCATAAGGGGTCATCGGTCAGAATAAAATACTTtagttatcattatttatatataaaattataattaataataaatggtATGACCATGAATGCTTTCACAAAAGTTTGACGAACAAAACTTATTTTGATCTTTATGCTCGACCCGTTTgaccaattcaaataactcattaGACCTATATTGAGCTTTAGAAATTGATACCCATTAGACCTGATATTTTGTATAGGACCCAATAGGTTGGAGAGAAACCCATTGGACCTTTTTTAAGGTTTGGGGTTTACATTGCAAGACTTTTTTGAAAGACCCAATTGACCCAAAAGCTTGACCCAAAATTTGATGGTATGGGTCTCAATTAGGGATGGCATCAGGCCGGGTTTGGGCCGGATTTAGGTGATCCCataaccaacaacaacaacaatacccaatcccacaaaagtggggtatgggagaggtgggtgtagacaatcattcctcgtaccctatattagaaggaagtcactactccacccgcgggtatagaacccgcgcctagataaggtcgtccctccctctactctagagcaaaagagattgcttccaaacggACCTCCGGCCAGAAGTGCTCATAAAAACGAAAAGATAGGGCAAAAGATATgtacctgtaagagttatgtgcTCCTAGCAAGAAGCAACCATACACAGTAACCAAAAAAGAGAACACATAAagcagtaatgcacaacagtagGGCAAATAGCATGGATCATACAGAGCACAAAACCATTTAAAATCAAGTAAACATACagacaaacaaaataaatatatatatatatatatatacacacgcacCACACATGAGCATGGATAAAAAAAACTCAtgcttaaacatatatacatatagatacatt
This genomic window from Rutidosis leptorrhynchoides isolate AG116_Rl617_1_P2 chromosome 2, CSIRO_AGI_Rlap_v1, whole genome shotgun sequence contains:
- the LOC139893532 gene encoding BTB/POZ and MATH domain-containing protein 3-like; the encoded protein is MICSMTVLWLKLYTLLFLQAMLVFIYSDNLPDSQEVTGSMSMCTQTNIIQHLLAAADRFGLDRLTQLCEARLCEEVSVDTVATTLSLADQYRCSQLKAICLKFAAKNLGAVMQTEGFKYVEETCPLLLSELLETIASVTVDERSGQGLGKKRSWVKKEVAAALSGWN